In Limibacter armeniacum, a single window of DNA contains:
- a CDS encoding inositol monophosphatase family protein translates to MDLASIARQVKELSQQVRTFIMGEFNGFDRDHVEYKGMNDMVSYVDKTAEKMLVEKLSQIVPEAGFIAEEGTGEKKEGDWNWIVDPLDGTTNFIHGVPTFAISIALMDEENVAFGLVHELNLDECFYAYRGGGAYLNDKPMMVSKQTKLKKGLVATGFPFIDFVKMPQYMEILTDMMKHSHGLRRMGSAAVDMAYVAAGRFEGFFEYNLKPWDVAAGVILVEEAGGNVTDFKGGTDHIFGKEMLAAAPGVHADMLKVIQHWWFDKE, encoded by the coding sequence ATGGATTTAGCAAGTATAGCCAGACAAGTTAAAGAACTCTCTCAGCAGGTTCGAACCTTTATTATGGGGGAATTCAATGGGTTTGACCGTGATCATGTGGAGTATAAAGGTATGAATGACATGGTCTCCTATGTGGATAAGACTGCCGAGAAGATGTTGGTGGAAAAACTGAGTCAGATTGTACCGGAGGCTGGATTTATAGCAGAAGAAGGAACAGGGGAGAAGAAGGAAGGTGATTGGAACTGGATAGTGGATCCCCTTGATGGAACTACCAACTTTATACATGGTGTACCGACATTTGCCATTAGTATCGCCCTGATGGATGAAGAAAACGTGGCTTTTGGGTTGGTGCATGAATTGAACTTGGACGAATGTTTCTATGCTTATCGTGGCGGAGGCGCTTACCTGAATGATAAGCCAATGATGGTGTCCAAGCAGACAAAGCTTAAGAAAGGGTTGGTAGCAACAGGCTTCCCATTTATTGACTTTGTCAAAATGCCTCAGTATATGGAGATCCTGACCGATATGATGAAACATTCACACGGTCTGAGAAGGATGGGATCAGCGGCTGTTGATATGGCTTATGTCGCAGCAGGCAGGTTCGAAGGCTTTTTTGAATATAACCTGAAACCTTGGGATGTAGCAGCAGGAGTAATTCTGGTAGAGGAAGCTGGAGGGAATGTCACAGACTTCAAGGGTGGAACGGATCATATATTTGGTAAGGAAATGTTGGCAGCAGCACCCGGTGTACATGCCGATATGCTGAAAGTGATTCAACACTGGTGGTTTGACAAAGAATAG